One Flavobacterium sp. 90 DNA segment encodes these proteins:
- a CDS encoding YceI family protein, producing METTNFKIVSSNSNVEWTGRKVTGAHNGTIGIKEGNFILNGGKVKGGNIVINTSTIKILDITDAATNEQFAGHLASDDFFSIEKFPTASFDILSVKEISDNTYYLEGNLTIKDISHVVGFEASLENAENAITLSGKLVIDRTKYDIRFRSGNFFKDLGDTLIYNDFELDFNITAQAI from the coding sequence ATGGAAACAACAAATTTTAAAATCGTAAGCTCAAATAGCAACGTAGAATGGACTGGTAGAAAAGTTACTGGTGCTCATAATGGTACAATTGGTATCAAAGAAGGTAATTTCATCTTGAATGGTGGAAAAGTAAAAGGAGGTAATATCGTAATTAATACCTCTACAATAAAAATTCTGGACATTACAGATGCAGCAACAAACGAACAATTTGCCGGACATCTTGCTTCGGATGATTTTTTCTCTATCGAAAAATTTCCAACCGCATCTTTTGATATTCTTTCTGTAAAAGAGATTTCAGACAACACTTATTATCTTGAAGGCAATCTTACTATAAAAGACATTTCGCATGTTGTTGGTTTTGAAGCGAGTTTAGAAAATGCTGAAAATGCCATTACACTTTCGGGTAAATTGGTTATTGATCGTACCAAATATGATATCAGATTCCGTTCTGGGAATTTCTTCAAAGATTTGGGTGACACATTGATTTACAATGATTTTGAATTGGATTTCAATATTACTGCACAAGCAATTTAA
- a CDS encoding Crp/Fnr family transcriptional regulator, whose protein sequence is MGAKELLKEHIAKTALLTDEEFDYFFSHFSPISFKKGQTIVSAGDHVDCEYFVISGCLKAFFINDEFKMYILQFAMPTWWTSDYNALYNQTTATINIDCITDADVLCISNSDREKLCNEFHQVEHFFRWRTNKGYIASQKRLLSFMNNNVKTRYEELLTLYPQLYNLVPKHLIAAYLGVSRETLSRLQAHK, encoded by the coding sequence ATGGGAGCCAAAGAACTATTAAAAGAACATATTGCCAAAACCGCTTTATTGACGGACGAGGAATTCGATTACTTTTTTTCTCATTTTTCACCAATTTCTTTCAAGAAAGGACAAACGATTGTAAGCGCTGGAGATCATGTTGATTGCGAGTATTTTGTGATTTCAGGTTGTTTGAAAGCCTTTTTTATAAATGACGAATTCAAAATGTATATTCTTCAGTTTGCCATGCCTACTTGGTGGACTTCAGATTATAACGCATTATACAATCAAACAACCGCAACCATAAATATCGATTGTATTACAGATGCCGATGTACTTTGTATTTCTAATAGTGACCGCGAAAAACTGTGTAATGAATTCCATCAGGTAGAACATTTTTTTCGCTGGAGAACCAATAAAGGATATATCGCCTCACAAAAAAGGCTTTTATCTTTTATGAATAACAATGTCAAAACCCGCTACGAAGAACTTTTGACATTATATCCTCAATTGTATAATCTTGTTCCCAAACATTTGATTGCCGCTTATTTGGGTGTTTCAAGAGAAACCTTAAGCCGTTTGCAGGCGCATAAATGA
- a CDS encoding nuclear transport factor 2 family protein has translation MENQQDEIKAITEVVENYYFKGIYEGDEMLLGSIFHPGSLLFGDVKGQPYFKTVDLYLDGVKNRQSPKDSGKPFKGEILNIKVVNSIAVAELNVKMYDFNYRDFLSFHKIDGKWIIVNKMLTDISE, from the coding sequence ATGGAAAATCAACAAGACGAAATAAAAGCAATAACTGAGGTAGTAGAAAACTACTATTTTAAAGGAATTTATGAAGGAGACGAAATGTTGCTGGGAAGTATTTTTCATCCTGGATCGCTACTTTTTGGTGATGTAAAAGGACAACCTTACTTCAAAACTGTAGATTTGTATTTGGATGGCGTAAAAAACAGACAAAGTCCAAAAGACTCCGGAAAACCTTTTAAAGGCGAAATTCTGAATATAAAAGTCGTGAATTCTATCGCTGTAGCGGAATTAAATGTTAAAATGTACGACTTTAACTATCGGGATTTTTTATCTTTCCATAAGATTGATGGCAAATGGATTATTGTCAATAAAATGCTCACAGACATTAGCGAATAA
- a CDS encoding DUF1223 domain-containing protein — MKNALLIVAVIALSVLFFLNCYMFPDSHEELIGKPKSEKTNLEISNNNGFAIVELFTSEGCSSCPPADELITKLQKETSSKNIYLLAYHVDYWDRLGWKDQFSSNEFTIRQQKYQDWLHLFVMYTPQFIINGTTEFAGYNEAALDKKVSDALKIKTLFDLKLNAKSNKDSLEVDFKTNMLEKNTSLFVATIQKQGISNVIRGENKGNILHHTQIVRRLNSFSLTQKDGKVKILKPENYNLNDFQIIGFIQNTVTGKILITTKADLQ, encoded by the coding sequence ATGAAAAATGCACTTTTAATAGTTGCGGTAATCGCACTTTCGGTTCTCTTTTTTCTCAATTGTTATATGTTTCCGGACAGTCACGAAGAGTTAATTGGAAAGCCAAAATCTGAAAAAACAAATCTCGAAATCTCCAATAATAATGGCTTTGCGATTGTAGAGCTTTTTACTTCAGAAGGTTGTTCGAGTTGTCCTCCTGCCGATGAATTAATAACAAAATTGCAAAAAGAAACTAGCAGTAAAAACATTTATCTCTTAGCGTATCATGTCGATTATTGGGATCGTTTGGGCTGGAAAGATCAGTTTAGTTCGAATGAATTTACAATCCGACAACAAAAATACCAGGATTGGCTTCACTTGTTTGTAATGTACACGCCTCAGTTTATAATTAACGGAACTACTGAATTTGCGGGTTATAATGAAGCAGCTTTAGATAAAAAAGTTTCTGATGCTTTAAAAATTAAAACGTTGTTCGATTTAAAACTGAATGCAAAATCAAATAAAGATTCTTTAGAAGTAGATTTCAAGACTAATATGTTGGAGAAAAACACTAGTTTGTTTGTCGCAACGATTCAAAAACAAGGAATTTCTAATGTAATTCGGGGTGAAAATAAAGGGAATATATTGCATCATACTCAGATTGTAAGACGGCTCAATTCTTTTTCTTTAACTCAAAAAGACGGAAAAGTAAAGATTCTAAAACCTGAGAATTATAACTTGAATGACTTTCAAATAATTGGGTTTATTCAAAATACGGTTACCGGAAAAATACTTATAACAACAAAAGCTGATTTACAATAA
- a CDS encoding SDR family oxidoreductase → MKKQTIIVTGAASGIGKGIAKYFLDRGDNVVINSLTPSALESAFNEFGAGDNLAMFAGDVSNVETGKQLVALAIQKFGSADVLVNNAGIFDSKPFLEVDEAYLDKFLKTNLKGTFFTTQAVIPQMLEQKGGVVINIGTPLVNHGLGGWPASAPVSSKGAIHALSIQLAAEFGKQNIRINTVAPGVIRTPMHGDKADQSAGLHLLNRVGEIDDVAEMVYTVAKSNFITGTIINVDGGKAAGHNLN, encoded by the coding sequence ATGAAAAAACAAACCATAATAGTTACCGGAGCAGCATCCGGAATAGGAAAAGGAATCGCCAAATATTTTTTGGACAGAGGAGATAATGTTGTCATCAATTCATTAACGCCAAGCGCATTAGAAAGTGCTTTTAATGAATTTGGAGCGGGAGATAATCTTGCAATGTTTGCCGGAGACGTGAGTAATGTTGAAACCGGAAAACAATTAGTTGCTTTAGCCATCCAAAAATTCGGATCAGCAGATGTATTGGTGAATAATGCGGGAATCTTTGATAGCAAACCATTTCTGGAAGTTGATGAAGCCTATTTGGATAAATTTCTGAAAACGAACCTTAAAGGAACATTTTTTACAACACAAGCCGTGATTCCGCAAATGCTGGAACAAAAAGGAGGTGTCGTAATCAATATCGGAACACCGTTAGTAAATCACGGATTGGGCGGATGGCCAGCTTCGGCTCCAGTTTCGAGTAAAGGAGCAATTCACGCCTTGTCGATTCAGTTAGCAGCGGAATTTGGAAAACAAAATATTCGCATAAATACCGTTGCACCAGGCGTTATTAGAACTCCAATGCACGGTGACAAGGCAGATCAGAGTGCAGGTTTACATTTATTAAATCGAGTAGGAGAGATCGACGATGTTGCCGAAATGGTTTATACCGTAGCAAAAAGCAACTTTATTACGGGAACAATTATCAATGTTGACGGAGGTAAAGCAGCCGGACATAATTTAAATTAA
- a CDS encoding helix-turn-helix domain-containing protein produces MAKINDNGVLREANCSEELMAMRDSLDVLGGKWKLMILRFLTNRTHQTIHFKKMQREIGGISAKMLSKELKELETNLLVSRTEQDTKPATVAYAITEYGKSVLPVTETLVNWGILHREKIIESLK; encoded by the coding sequence ATGGCAAAAATTAATGATAATGGAGTACTTCGTGAAGCTAATTGTTCAGAAGAACTTATGGCAATGCGCGACAGTTTGGATGTTTTGGGAGGAAAATGGAAACTTATGATTCTGCGTTTCTTAACCAATCGAACACATCAAACGATTCACTTTAAAAAAATGCAACGCGAAATTGGAGGAATCTCAGCTAAAATGCTCAGTAAAGAATTAAAGGAACTGGAAACAAATTTACTGGTAAGCCGAACTGAACAAGATACTAAACCTGCAACTGTGGCGTATGCAATTACAGAATATGGAAAATCTGTACTTCCCGTAACCGAGACATTGGTAAACTGGGGAATTCTACACAGAGAAAAAATTATCGAATCGCTTAAATGA
- a CDS encoding 4-oxalocrotonate tautomerase family protein, with translation MPYVKIELTREGVTREQKQELISGITNLITDVLNKDPHLTHVVIQEIELDDWGYAGEQVSVLREKGITADKK, from the coding sequence ATGCCTTACGTAAAAATAGAATTGACCCGCGAAGGAGTAACCCGCGAGCAAAAACAGGAATTAATAAGCGGAATAACCAACTTAATTACAGACGTTTTAAACAAAGATCCGCACTTAACTCACGTTGTAATTCAGGAAATCGAATTGGACGATTGGGGTTACGCAGGAGAACAAGTATCAGTATTAAGAGAAAAAGGCATTACAGCCGATAAAAAATAA
- a CDS encoding DoxX family protein, translating to MNTKTTKIIYWTGIILTSLWFGASGFFELTTNPVVWKITQQLGYPTHFIYLLGVMKVSGVITLLIPNKLLRLKEWVFAGVFFDIIFAFFSKVAVLGFPATIDAIIAFVMVSVTYIMFRKLYTATYVKNEIEA from the coding sequence ATGAACACAAAAACAACAAAAATTATTTATTGGACAGGAATTATTTTAACTTCTTTATGGTTCGGTGCCAGCGGTTTTTTTGAACTTACAACAAATCCTGTAGTTTGGAAAATTACACAGCAATTGGGTTATCCTACGCATTTTATTTATTTGCTTGGCGTAATGAAAGTTTCCGGAGTTATTACACTTTTGATTCCAAATAAATTATTAAGGTTGAAAGAATGGGTATTTGCAGGCGTTTTCTTCGACATTATTTTTGCTTTCTTTTCAAAAGTGGCAGTATTAGGTTTTCCGGCAACAATCGATGCAATAATTGCTTTTGTTATGGTAAGCGTAACGTATATTATGTTTAGAAAATTATATACTGCAACTTACGTTAAAAACGAAATCGAAGCTTAA
- a CDS encoding nitronate monooxygenase, with translation MWYNTKAKELLGIDYPILQGPFGGNLSTVELTATVSNLGGLGGYGAYTLSPQEIYEADKQIKAATNKPYNINLWVSDHDIRDGGLTDEQFEKTKALFKPYYDELGIPLPEKPASFQSRFENQLEVILDIKPKVFSFMVGAPSDDVLEQCRKLGIVTIGVATTLDEGVFLESKGVDMIVASGFEAGGHRPSFLASAESSLTGTFVLLQLMREKIKIPIIAAGGIANGKGIAAALTLGASAVQIGTAFLATDESNALPIHREMLFSDAAKYTTLSRAYTGRLGRGITSRIAKDIIGKESDVLPFPLQTTFISPLRKAALDQQKWDMILFWGGQISPILKHTKAKDLMHSLIEETTAYFEDLKL, from the coding sequence ATGTGGTACAATACAAAAGCTAAAGAATTATTAGGAATTGACTATCCGATTTTACAAGGACCTTTTGGCGGTAATTTATCAACCGTAGAATTAACTGCAACAGTTTCTAATCTTGGCGGATTAGGCGGTTATGGAGCTTATACTTTGAGTCCGCAGGAAATTTATGAAGCAGACAAACAAATAAAAGCAGCCACAAATAAACCCTATAATATTAATCTTTGGGTTTCAGATCATGATATTCGGGATGGCGGTTTAACCGATGAACAATTCGAGAAAACAAAAGCACTTTTTAAACCTTATTATGATGAACTTGGAATTCCGTTACCGGAAAAACCAGCGTCGTTTCAATCAAGATTTGAAAATCAGTTAGAAGTTATTTTAGACATTAAACCAAAAGTTTTTAGCTTTATGGTTGGCGCTCCTTCAGATGATGTTTTAGAACAATGCCGAAAATTAGGAATTGTAACAATAGGAGTAGCCACAACGCTTGACGAAGGTGTTTTTCTGGAAAGTAAAGGTGTTGATATGATCGTCGCTTCGGGTTTTGAAGCAGGCGGACACCGACCTTCTTTTTTGGCTTCAGCCGAATCATCTTTAACCGGAACTTTTGTTTTACTGCAATTAATGCGAGAGAAAATAAAAATACCAATCATTGCCGCCGGAGGAATCGCAAACGGAAAAGGAATCGCAGCAGCTTTGACATTAGGCGCAAGCGCAGTCCAAATTGGAACTGCATTTTTAGCAACCGATGAATCGAATGCATTACCAATTCACAGAGAAATGTTATTTTCGGACGCAGCAAAATACACAACACTTTCGCGTGCTTACACCGGAAGGCTTGGACGCGGAATCACAAGCCGAATCGCAAAAGATATAATAGGGAAAGAATCAGATGTTCTGCCTTTTCCGTTACAAACTACTTTTATATCTCCATTGCGAAAAGCAGCGCTCGATCAACAAAAATGGGATATGATATTATTCTGGGGTGGACAAATTTCGCCAATTTTAAAACACACAAAAGCCAAAGATTTAATGCATTCTCTAATCGAAGAAACTACAGCTTATTTTGAGGATTTGAAATTATAA
- a CDS encoding TlpA disulfide reductase family protein: MKKILLGFALFLGVTQTQAQDTSLQLKGTVIDTVAQYVYLQKFHNKMFTTIDSVKVKDGSFSFKTKVKTPELYGLSVNTEDSPLYIFLEKGPITVKLSPKKYYSGSVVEGSEAQNLFETYKKSKDVEISKFITENPKSIVSAYVLYRNWSYRLSPEQITQNIALLDKSLQSTTYVKELKELVTVLSGLAVGKKAPDFTSVNPEGKPVRFYETLKGGYTLVDFWASWCGPCRKENPNIVAAYKEFHDKGFNIIGISLDKKKENWIKGIQDDNLTWTHVSDLLFWNSAVAKLYGVRAIPGNYLVDSKGIIVARNLHGEELQTTLKTLLEKGI, from the coding sequence ATGAAGAAAATATTATTAGGTTTCGCTTTATTTCTTGGGGTTACACAAACTCAGGCGCAAGACACAAGCTTGCAATTAAAAGGAACTGTTATAGATACAGTTGCGCAATATGTTTATCTGCAAAAATTCCACAATAAAATGTTTACCACAATTGATTCGGTAAAAGTAAAAGATGGAAGTTTTAGTTTTAAAACAAAAGTAAAAACTCCTGAATTATACGGATTAAGCGTGAATACAGAAGATTCTCCGCTGTATATTTTCCTTGAAAAAGGCCCTATAACAGTAAAATTAAGTCCAAAGAAATACTATAGTGGATCTGTAGTAGAAGGTTCTGAGGCTCAGAATTTATTTGAAACCTATAAAAAATCGAAAGATGTAGAAATTAGTAAATTCATTACAGAAAACCCAAAATCTATTGTTTCGGCTTATGTTTTGTACCGAAACTGGTCGTACAGATTGTCGCCGGAGCAAATTACTCAAAACATTGCTTTGCTTGACAAAAGCCTTCAAAGTACCACTTACGTGAAAGAATTAAAAGAACTGGTTACCGTTTTAAGCGGATTGGCGGTTGGAAAAAAAGCCCCTGATTTTACCAGCGTTAATCCCGAAGGAAAACCAGTTCGTTTTTATGAAACTCTAAAAGGAGGTTACACTTTAGTTGATTTTTGGGCTTCATGGTGCGGACCTTGCCGAAAAGAAAATCCAAATATCGTAGCGGCTTACAAAGAATTTCACGATAAAGGATTTAATATTATCGGAATCTCTTTAGACAAAAAGAAAGAAAACTGGATCAAAGGTATTCAGGACGATAATTTGACTTGGACACACGTTTCTGATTTACTTTTCTGGAATAGCGCCGTTGCAAAATTATATGGCGTAAGAGCAATTCCCGGGAATTATTTAGTGGATTCAAAAGGAATTATCGTAGCAAGAAATCTACATGGAGAAGAATTGCAAACTACGCTTAAAACGCTTTTAGAGAAAGGGATTTAG
- a CDS encoding aminotransferase class V-fold PLP-dependent enzyme, translated as MNAIETETKPVESECYFSKFRENTVGVDHIFKSVYGKQNLLYADWVASGRLYAPIEDIMLNKIGPMIANTHSLSSQTGKTSTYAYQYARDIIKKSVNANESDVLVTTGSGMTAALSKLQRIIGLRKHDDNDKPVVFITHMEHHSNQVSWYETNAEVVILRPDENNLVDPNVLSEEIKKYADRSIKIGSFTASSNVTGIITPYHELAKIMHENGGLCFVDFAASAPYVKIDMHPKDPQEQLDAIFFSPHKFLGGPGTCGVLVFNEKLYKSDFPDNPGGGNVKWTNPLGKYCYSEVIEVREDGGTPGFLQVIRTALALELKDQMGVSNIKNREKELLDLCFSKLQKIKGLSILGDLKTDRIGCVSFVIEDIHYNLIVRLLNDRFGIQVRGGWSCASTYAHYLFNINEKKSAIITNELLEKNQTNKPGWVRLSLHPIMTNDEVSFICDAIEQVALHSKKWQKDYEYNSVTNEFENPEIKETIAEEVNEWFKF; from the coding sequence ATGAATGCTATTGAGACAGAAACAAAACCAGTTGAATCAGAATGTTATTTTTCAAAATTTAGAGAAAATACAGTAGGTGTTGATCATATTTTTAAATCGGTTTATGGAAAACAAAATTTGCTTTATGCAGATTGGGTTGCCAGCGGAAGATTATACGCCCCGATTGAGGATATTATGCTCAATAAAATTGGTCCAATGATTGCCAATACGCATTCACTTTCAAGTCAAACCGGAAAAACTTCCACGTATGCTTATCAATACGCAAGAGATATTATAAAAAAGTCGGTTAATGCCAACGAATCTGATGTTCTGGTGACAACCGGAAGCGGAATGACGGCTGCTTTATCAAAATTGCAACGAATAATTGGTTTGAGAAAGCATGATGATAATGACAAACCTGTGGTTTTTATCACGCACATGGAGCACCATTCTAATCAGGTTTCGTGGTATGAAACGAATGCCGAAGTTGTGATTTTACGTCCTGATGAAAACAATTTAGTTGATCCAAATGTTCTTTCGGAAGAAATTAAAAAATATGCCGACAGAAGTATAAAAATAGGTTCGTTTACGGCTTCTTCAAATGTTACAGGAATTATTACGCCTTATCATGAATTAGCCAAAATCATGCATGAAAATGGCGGGCTCTGTTTTGTGGATTTCGCTGCTTCGGCGCCTTATGTCAAAATCGATATGCATCCAAAAGATCCGCAAGAACAATTAGACGCTATTTTCTTTTCACCTCATAAATTCTTAGGCGGACCGGGAACGTGTGGAGTTTTGGTTTTTAATGAGAAATTATACAAATCTGATTTTCCGGATAATCCAGGAGGAGGAAATGTAAAATGGACGAATCCGTTAGGGAAATATTGTTATAGCGAGGTCATCGAAGTTAGAGAAGATGGTGGAACGCCAGGCTTTCTACAAGTAATACGAACTGCCTTAGCTTTAGAATTAAAAGATCAAATGGGAGTTTCAAATATTAAAAACAGAGAAAAGGAATTGCTTGATCTTTGTTTTTCCAAACTTCAAAAAATAAAAGGTTTGTCTATTCTGGGCGACCTTAAAACGGATCGAATAGGCTGCGTTTCTTTCGTAATCGAAGACATTCATTATAATCTTATCGTAAGACTTTTAAACGATCGTTTCGGAATTCAGGTTCGTGGCGGTTGGTCTTGCGCGAGTACTTATGCTCATTATCTTTTCAATATAAATGAGAAAAAATCGGCAATAATTACCAACGAACTTTTAGAGAAAAACCAAACTAATAAACCAGGTTGGGTTCGCTTATCATTGCATCCAATTATGACAAATGATGAAGTTTCATTTATTTGTGATGCAATTGAACAAGTTGCTTTACATTCTAAAAAATGGCAGAAAGACTACGAGTATAATTCGGTTACAAATGAGTTTGAAAACCCTGAAATCAAAGAAACTATAGCCGAAGAAGTAAACGAATGGTTTAAGTTCTAG